Below is a window of Coriobacterium glomerans PW2 DNA.
CGCACACCGAGAAGATCTGCCCCTGTCGCACGGTGATGTTGACGTCATCCAGAGCGACGACGGGACCAAAGCGCTTCGTGATATGGCGCATTTGCAATATGACATCATGCCCGTTACTCACGAGTCCTCCTGAGATTCATTGTATACACGCACGGGTGCCCGCCCTTTTTGACCTCGGGCGCGGCACGCTGGGCTCAACGTCTACAAGCCCGCATCAGCGGCTGAGATGTAGCCCGAGTCGACCAGTTCCTTTTTGACGTTGCTCTTGTCAACGGAAATCGGCTTCAGCAGAACGGAGGGTACGTCTTTGTTCCCGTTGTTGAAGGTATCCTTCGCCTCGGGTTTTTTGCCGTCGACCATGTCCTTGATGAGCTCTGCTGTGGTCTTGGCAAGCTCTCTTGTGTCCTTGTAGACGGTCATTGCCTGCTTGCCCTGTACAATTGCCTGAACATTGGCTTTTTCGGCATCTTGACCCGTGATGATCGGGAAATAGCTCCACCCGGCTCCCTCGACGGCGTTCACGGTCCCCAGGGCGATGGCATCGTTGGGTGCCAATACCGCGTCGAGCTTGGTGCCATCGTTGTAGAACGAGTTGATGCGGTTCTCCATTTCGGCTTGGCCCTTTTGGCGGTCCCAGTTGTCGATGCCGATGGATTGCCACTCATCTTGCGATGTCGGGATCTTGCCGGACTTGGACTTGAGCACTCCGGAGTCGAAATACGTCCCGAGTACCGACCATGAGCCCTGATAGTAGTACTTCGCATTGTTGTCAGTCGGGGACCCGGACATGAGCTCGACATTGAACGGCCCTTTCTTGCCGTCTTCCAAGCCGAGCTTGTCAACGATGTAGCGCCCCTGCATCTTGCCGACCTCGTCCAGCGAGAACGTCGTGTAGTAATCCACGGCGTCGGTGTTCATGATCAAGCGGTCATAGGCGATGATCTTGGCACCGTTGGCTGCCGCCTGCTCGACTGCCGCGCCGGTCGCTGTTCCGTCGATGGAGGCGACAACGATGTAGTTGGCGCCTTGGTTGGCCATATTCTGTATCTGCGAGGACTGCAGATCGGTCTTGCCGTCCGCGAACTGGAGCGTTACCTCATAACCGTACTCCTCGAGCTTCTTCTTCAGGTTGTCCCCGTCGATCTGCCAGCGCTCAAGCTGCTGCTCGGGCATGGAGATGCCCACGCTGACCTTGGATGATCCGCTGCTGCCGTTCTTTGACGCATCGTCTCCGCGCGTGCCGCCGCAGGCGGCAAGCGGCACCACCATGCCGGCGACCACGGCCGCGCACATCCCCTTTACGAACTGCTTTCTCGTCATGCCGGTGTTCTGATTGCTCGATAGCTTTTCCATGGATTCCCCTTCGCTCGTGTCGGTGGCGGAGATC
It encodes the following:
- a CDS encoding sugar-binding protein, with the protein product MEKLSSNQNTGMTRKQFVKGMCAAVVAGMVVPLAACGGTRGDDASKNGSSGSSKVSVGISMPEQQLERWQIDGDNLKKKLEEYGYEVTLQFADGKTDLQSSQIQNMANQGANYIVVASIDGTATGAAVEQAAANGAKIIAYDRLIMNTDAVDYYTTFSLDEVGKMQGRYIVDKLGLEDGKKGPFNVELMSGSPTDNNAKYYYQGSWSVLGTYFDSGVLKSKSGKIPTSQDEWQSIGIDNWDRQKGQAEMENRINSFYNDGTKLDAVLAPNDAIALGTVNAVEGAGWSYFPIITGQDAEKANVQAIVQGKQAMTVYKDTRELAKTTAELIKDMVDGKKPEAKDTFNNGNKDVPSVLLKPISVDKSNVKKELVDSGYISAADAGL